A genomic window from Glaciihabitans sp. INWT7 includes:
- a CDS encoding amino acid permease, producing the protein MSKNTVSGVTYTKAEDGYFEKRSLKRTAGFWGLWGIGIAAVISGDFSGWNVGLATTGWGGLLIATIVIVIMYFTMIFSIGEMSAAMPHTGGAYSFARAAMGPWGGFVTGISESIEYVVTTAVVVLFSAAYAGQIITDLTGAEVPAWLLWIILYAVFIGLNSLGASVGFRFALIVAIISMAVILLFAVLSIANGAVDFSRLFDIAPTTGNSSFLPFGGIGILFSLPFAIWFFLGIEELPLAAEEAKNPAKDIPRAGVWGIITLAFFGLLILFLNPAVTGSKALTVSPGDGDEPLLAGFRAFLPDSVAALLALFALIGLLASLQGIMFAYGRNMYSLSRAGYYPKFLSLTGKKHQTPWVALLVGGAIGFVILVVVALVIPAVNPDAAGAATGIILFIAVFGAVISYVMQMISFIVLRRRYPAAKRPYKSPTGIVGAVVAGIIAIAAFVGIVANPTFNLAVITFVIIFVVGLAIFALVGRNRLVLSPEEEYALSGGLHGDPQAEGYDAMEDEVFTK; encoded by the coding sequence ATGTCAAAGAACACGGTCTCCGGCGTCACCTATACGAAAGCCGAAGACGGCTATTTCGAGAAACGAAGCCTCAAACGCACAGCCGGATTCTGGGGCCTCTGGGGCATCGGGATCGCCGCCGTCATCTCCGGCGACTTCTCCGGATGGAACGTCGGCCTCGCGACCACGGGGTGGGGCGGCCTGCTCATCGCCACCATCGTCATCGTGATCATGTACTTCACCATGATCTTCTCCATCGGAGAGATGTCCGCCGCGATGCCGCACACCGGCGGAGCGTATTCCTTCGCCAGAGCGGCGATGGGACCGTGGGGAGGATTCGTCACCGGCATCTCCGAGTCCATCGAATACGTGGTCACCACAGCAGTGGTCGTGCTGTTCTCGGCCGCCTACGCCGGGCAGATCATCACAGACCTCACCGGCGCCGAGGTGCCGGCCTGGCTGCTGTGGATCATCCTCTATGCGGTCTTCATCGGCCTCAACTCGCTGGGGGCATCGGTCGGATTCCGATTCGCCCTGATCGTCGCGATCATCTCGATGGCAGTGATCCTGCTCTTCGCGGTGCTGTCCATCGCCAATGGCGCAGTCGACTTCTCCCGGCTGTTCGACATCGCCCCGACGACCGGCAACTCCAGCTTCCTGCCCTTCGGAGGCATCGGCATCCTGTTCTCGCTGCCGTTCGCCATCTGGTTCTTCCTCGGCATCGAGGAGTTGCCACTGGCGGCGGAGGAGGCCAAGAACCCGGCGAAGGACATCCCGCGCGCGGGAGTGTGGGGCATCATCACCCTTGCCTTCTTCGGGCTTCTCATCCTCTTCCTGAACCCCGCTGTGACGGGCTCGAAGGCCCTCACGGTTTCGCCGGGTGACGGTGACGAACCTCTGCTCGCCGGCTTCCGCGCATTCCTGCCCGACAGCGTGGCCGCGCTGCTCGCGCTCTTCGCCCTCATCGGGCTGCTCGCGTCGCTGCAGGGCATCATGTTCGCCTACGGACGCAACATGTACTCGCTCTCCCGCGCCGGCTACTACCCGAAGTTCCTCTCCCTCACCGGCAAGAAGCACCAGACACCCTGGGTGGCACTCCTCGTCGGAGGAGCGATCGGCTTCGTGATCCTCGTCGTCGTCGCGCTGGTCATCCCGGCGGTCAACCCGGATGCCGCGGGTGCCGCCACCGGCATCATCCTGTTCATCGCGGTCTTCGGCGCGGTCATCTCCTACGTGATGCAGATGATCTCTTTCATCGTGCTGCGCCGCAGGTATCCCGCCGCCAAGCGCCCCTACAAGAGCCCGACTGGCATCGTCGGCGCCGTCGTCGCCGGCATCATCGCCATCGCGGCGTTCGTCGGCATCGTGGCGAACCCCACGTTCAACCTCGCGGTGATCACCTTCGTCATCATCTTCGTCGTCGGGCTCGCCATCTTCGCCCTCGTCGGGCGCAATCGGCTCGTGCTCTCGCCGGAGGAGGAATACGCCCTCAGCGGCGGCCTCCACGGCGACCCCCAGGCCGAGGGGTATGACGCGATGGAGGACGAGGTCTTCACCAAGTAG
- a CDS encoding glutamine synthetase family protein — translation MAARTGMLTTDQLNALIDEGAIDTVIVAFTDMQGRLVGKRASARLFKEEISSHGAECCNYLLAVDVEMNTVDGYRISSWEKGYGDMAMIPDLSTLRLVPWIPGTALVMADLTWLDERPVDPAPREILKKQIARLTEKGLVPYVGTELEFIVFDNSYRDAWSRGYVGLTPASDYNIDYALLASTRMEPLLRDIRVSMEGAGLYCEGVKGECNLGQQEIAFRYEDALTTCDNHSIYKNGAKEIADKHGKALTFMAKFNEKEGNSCHIHISFRGADGSAVFADDTDTLGMSKMFRHFLAGQLKTMRELTLFFAPNINSYKRYVDGSFAPTAVAWGLDNRTCSLRVVGHGLGMRVENRVPGGDVNQYLATAALIAGGLYGIEHELELEPMFEGNAYGSDAPRVPTTLREAAELFGQSEIAREAFGADVVEHYLNNARIEVQAFDAAITDWERVRGFERF, via the coding sequence ATGGCCGCTCGCACGGGAATGCTCACTACCGACCAGCTCAACGCCCTCATCGACGAGGGCGCGATCGACACCGTGATCGTGGCGTTCACCGATATGCAGGGGCGACTCGTGGGTAAACGGGCATCCGCCCGCCTGTTCAAGGAGGAGATCAGCAGCCACGGCGCGGAGTGCTGCAACTACCTGCTCGCGGTCGACGTCGAGATGAACACCGTCGACGGGTACCGCATCTCCTCGTGGGAGAAGGGCTACGGCGACATGGCGATGATCCCCGACCTGTCGACGCTCCGACTCGTGCCGTGGATCCCGGGCACCGCCCTCGTGATGGCCGACCTCACCTGGCTCGACGAGCGACCGGTCGACCCGGCTCCCCGTGAAATCCTGAAGAAGCAGATCGCGCGCCTCACCGAGAAGGGCCTCGTGCCCTACGTCGGCACGGAACTCGAGTTCATCGTCTTCGACAACAGCTACCGGGATGCCTGGAGCAGGGGCTACGTCGGACTCACCCCGGCGAGCGATTACAACATCGACTACGCGTTGCTCGCCTCGACGCGTATGGAGCCGTTGTTGCGGGACATCCGCGTCTCGATGGAGGGTGCCGGGCTCTACTGCGAGGGCGTGAAGGGAGAGTGCAACCTGGGGCAGCAGGAGATCGCCTTCCGCTATGAGGACGCGCTCACCACCTGCGACAACCATTCGATCTACAAGAACGGCGCGAAAGAGATCGCCGACAAGCACGGCAAGGCGCTCACCTTCATGGCCAAGTTCAACGAGAAGGAGGGCAACTCCTGCCACATCCACATCTCGTTCCGTGGCGCGGACGGATCCGCCGTTTTCGCCGATGACACCGACACTCTCGGCATGTCGAAGATGTTCCGCCACTTTCTCGCGGGGCAGTTGAAGACCATGCGCGAGCTGACTCTGTTCTTCGCGCCGAACATCAACTCCTACAAGCGCTATGTCGATGGCAGCTTCGCCCCGACCGCCGTCGCCTGGGGGCTCGACAACCGCACCTGCTCACTTCGCGTGGTCGGGCACGGCCTCGGGATGCGGGTGGAGAACCGGGTGCCCGGCGGAGACGTCAACCAGTACCTCGCCACAGCGGCGCTGATCGCCGGCGGGTTGTACGGCATCGAGCACGAGCTGGAGCTCGAGCCGATGTTCGAGGGCAATGCCTACGGCAGCGATGCCCCGCGAGTGCCGACGACACTTCGGGAGGCGGCTGAGCTGTTCGGCCAGTCCGAGATCGCCCGTGAGGCCTTCGGGGCGGATGTCGTGGAGCACTACCTCAACAACGCGCGCATCGAGGTTCAGGCCTTCGATGCCGCCATCACGGACTGGGAGCGGGTGCGCGGCTTTGAGCGTTTCTGA
- a CDS encoding gamma-glutamyl-gamma-aminobutyrate hydrolase family protein, which yields MIGLTTYLEQAQTGVWDVQAAFLPKVYFEAITRAGGIAVLLPPQPVSAEIAERVLDGLDGLLITGGKDVDPARYGQEPHPTTDTPRTDRDAWEDALLTAAISRELPFLGICRGAQVLNIARGGTLHQHLPEIIGTDKYQLGGGTFGQVDVEAEADSAVGRLVGTDPLEVAVYHHQAIDRVGDGLRVTARTEDGVIQAVELEGVPFGVAVQWHPEQTGDDLRLFAGLVQAARDYHRAEATR from the coding sequence GTGATCGGGCTCACCACCTACCTCGAGCAGGCACAGACCGGCGTGTGGGACGTGCAGGCCGCCTTCCTGCCGAAGGTCTACTTCGAGGCGATCACCCGTGCGGGCGGCATCGCCGTGCTCCTCCCGCCGCAGCCCGTCTCCGCGGAGATCGCTGAGCGGGTGCTCGACGGGCTCGACGGCCTGCTGATCACCGGCGGTAAAGACGTCGACCCCGCCCGGTACGGCCAGGAACCGCATCCCACCACGGACACGCCGCGCACCGACCGGGACGCGTGGGAGGATGCGCTGCTCACCGCCGCGATCTCGCGCGAACTGCCATTCCTCGGCATCTGCCGCGGCGCCCAGGTGCTCAACATTGCGCGCGGCGGCACCCTGCACCAGCACCTGCCCGAGATCATCGGCACCGACAAGTACCAGCTCGGCGGCGGCACCTTCGGTCAGGTGGACGTGGAGGCGGAGGCCGACAGCGCGGTCGGACGACTCGTGGGCACCGATCCCCTCGAGGTAGCGGTCTACCACCACCAGGCGATCGACCGCGTGGGGGACGGGCTCCGCGTGACCGCGCGCACGGAAGACGGCGTGATCCAGGCGGTGGAACTCGAGGGAGTGCCGTTCGGGGTGGCCGTGCAGTGGCATCCGGAACAGACCGGCGATGATCTCCGGCTCTTCGCCGGCCTCGTGCAGGCTGCCCGGGACTACCATCGCGCGGAGGCCACCCGATGA
- a CDS encoding aldehyde dehydrogenase, whose amino-acid sequence MTGITLINPATEVALQTVEHSSLEQVDDAVAAAMSAQRAWAALPPAERAAALRRFARAVDGDLENLAGLEVANSGHPISQARWEAGHVRDVLDYYAAAPERMIGKTIPVAGGIDVTFLEPLGVVGVIVPWNFPMTIAAWGFAPALAAGNAVLLKPAEWTPLTAIRLGALALEAGLPPGLFQVLPGKGSVIGERFVTHPDVRKVVFTGSTAVGKGVMAGCADQVKAVTLELGGKSANVVFADSDLEKAAATAPSAVFENAGQDCCARSRILVQRSVYDRFLELLEPAVKGVRVGSPLAEDTEMGPLVSAAHLAKVRSYVPDDSQVAFRGSAPDGAGYWFAPTVLLPSSRTDRVVVDEIFGPVVSVLPFDDEADAIALANDSIYGLSGSIWTRDVGRAIRVSRAIDSGNLSVNSHSSVRYSTPFGGFKQSGLGRELGPDAAAAFTETKNVFISTD is encoded by the coding sequence ATGACCGGGATCACCCTGATCAACCCGGCGACCGAGGTAGCGCTGCAGACGGTGGAGCACAGCAGCCTCGAGCAGGTGGATGACGCGGTCGCGGCTGCGATGTCCGCCCAGCGCGCCTGGGCGGCACTACCGCCCGCCGAACGAGCCGCGGCGCTTCGACGATTCGCCCGGGCCGTCGACGGCGACCTGGAGAATCTCGCGGGGCTGGAAGTGGCGAACTCCGGGCATCCGATCTCGCAGGCGCGCTGGGAGGCCGGGCATGTTCGCGACGTGCTCGACTACTACGCCGCCGCCCCCGAGCGGATGATCGGCAAGACCATCCCGGTGGCCGGCGGCATCGACGTGACCTTCCTCGAGCCGCTCGGCGTCGTGGGCGTGATCGTGCCGTGGAATTTCCCCATGACGATCGCGGCCTGGGGCTTCGCTCCCGCGCTCGCCGCCGGCAACGCGGTGCTGCTGAAGCCCGCGGAGTGGACCCCGCTCACCGCGATCCGCCTCGGCGCCCTGGCCCTCGAGGCCGGCCTTCCACCGGGACTCTTCCAGGTGCTGCCGGGCAAGGGCTCCGTGATCGGGGAGCGGTTCGTGACCCATCCGGATGTGCGCAAAGTGGTGTTCACCGGCTCGACCGCAGTCGGCAAGGGTGTAATGGCCGGCTGCGCCGACCAGGTGAAAGCGGTGACCCTCGAGCTCGGCGGCAAGTCGGCGAACGTGGTCTTCGCCGACTCCGACCTGGAGAAGGCCGCCGCCACCGCCCCCTCTGCGGTGTTCGAGAACGCCGGCCAGGACTGCTGCGCGCGCAGCCGCATCCTGGTGCAACGCAGTGTCTACGACCGCTTTCTCGAGTTGCTCGAGCCCGCCGTGAAGGGCGTGCGGGTGGGATCCCCGCTCGCGGAAGACACCGAGATGGGGCCCCTGGTCTCCGCCGCGCACCTGGCCAAGGTCAGGTCGTACGTACCCGACGACTCGCAGGTCGCCTTCCGCGGAAGCGCTCCGGATGGGGCGGGCTACTGGTTCGCTCCGACGGTGCTGTTGCCCAGCTCACGCACCGACCGGGTGGTGGTGGACGAGATTTTCGGTCCGGTCGTCAGCGTGCTGCCATTCGACGATGAGGCTGACGCCATCGCCCTCGCCAACGACAGCATCTACGGCCTGAGCGGCTCGATCTGGACGAGGGACGTCGGCCGCGCCATCCGCGTCTCGCGTGCGATCGACAGCGGCAACCTCTCGGTCAACTCGCACTCCTCCGTGCGGTACTCGACGCCCTTCGGCGGGTTCAAGCAGAGCGGCCTCGGGCGCGAGCTCGGACCGGATGCCGCGGCCGCCTTCACCGAGACCAAGAACGTCTTCATCAGCACCGATTGA
- a CDS encoding 3-oxoacyl-ACP reductase, with the protein MAVAKIDLTQRLAGKVAVVTGGASGIGLATARRFAAEGATVVIADFNPVAGAAAAAEVEGLFVQVDVTDEAQVNALFATANETYGSVDIAFNNAGISPPDDDSIETTELPAWQNVQDVNLKSVYLCCRAALKYMVAQQSGSIINTASFVAVLGSATSQISYTASKGGVLAMSRELGVQFARQGIRVNALCPGPVNTPLLQELFAKDEERAQRRLVHIPKGRFAEPEELAAAVAFLASDDSSFITGSTFLVDGGISAAYVTPL; encoded by the coding sequence ATGGCAGTAGCGAAGATCGACCTCACGCAGCGGCTCGCGGGAAAGGTCGCGGTCGTCACCGGGGGAGCGAGCGGCATCGGTCTCGCCACGGCTCGGCGGTTCGCGGCGGAAGGCGCGACCGTCGTGATCGCCGACTTCAACCCGGTGGCGGGTGCGGCGGCGGCCGCAGAGGTGGAGGGACTCTTCGTGCAGGTCGACGTGACCGACGAGGCCCAGGTGAATGCCCTGTTCGCGACCGCCAACGAGACCTACGGATCGGTGGACATCGCCTTCAACAACGCCGGCATCTCCCCGCCCGACGACGACTCGATCGAGACCACCGAACTGCCCGCCTGGCAGAACGTGCAGGATGTCAACCTCAAGTCGGTCTACCTGTGCTGCCGCGCAGCGCTCAAGTACATGGTGGCCCAGCAGTCCGGCTCGATCATCAACACGGCCTCGTTCGTGGCGGTGCTCGGATCGGCGACCAGCCAGATCTCCTACACGGCCTCCAAGGGCGGCGTGCTCGCGATGAGCCGCGAACTCGGGGTGCAGTTCGCGCGCCAGGGCATCCGGGTGAACGCCCTGTGCCCGGGACCGGTCAACACGCCTCTGCTTCAGGAGCTGTTCGCCAAGGACGAGGAACGCGCCCAGCGTCGTCTCGTGCACATTCCCAAGGGACGCTTCGCGGAGCCGGAAGAGCTCGCCGCGGCGGTCGCGTTCCTGGCGAGCGACGACTCGTCCTTCATCACCGGTTCGACGTTCCTCGTCGATGGTGGCATCAGCGCCGCCTACGTGACGCCCCTGTAA
- a CDS encoding FadR/GntR family transcriptional regulator: protein MSDGGGMLRADVAGDALFRPVRAGNAFEETVSRLLQAIRLGIVPPGEALPAERDLATRFSVSRDTVRDAIRSLSDAGFLVSRRGRYGGTFVVDAPPSRVAASGIDGLAASAPPTVEEIEDVLALREILEVGAARSTATRSLTAGDRELLWTRLGETAAATIADYRRLDSRLHLTIGELVGAPSLVPLLAENRMRVNGLLDEIPLLQPNIEHSNRQHEAIVIAILTGDAERAASAMQEHLEGSAALLRAFLA, encoded by the coding sequence ATGAGCGACGGGGGAGGGATGTTGCGGGCAGATGTCGCCGGCGATGCCCTCTTTCGACCCGTTCGCGCGGGCAACGCCTTCGAGGAGACGGTGAGTCGCCTCCTGCAGGCCATCCGGCTCGGGATCGTGCCGCCGGGTGAGGCGCTGCCTGCCGAACGCGACCTCGCCACCCGGTTCTCGGTGAGCCGCGACACCGTCCGCGATGCCATCCGCTCACTGTCCGATGCGGGATTCCTCGTCTCGCGTCGCGGTCGTTACGGCGGCACCTTCGTCGTGGACGCTCCGCCGTCACGCGTCGCTGCCTCCGGCATCGACGGGCTCGCGGCATCCGCCCCTCCCACCGTCGAGGAGATCGAGGATGTGCTCGCACTGCGCGAGATCCTCGAGGTCGGAGCCGCGCGCTCCACGGCGACCCGCAGCCTCACGGCCGGTGATCGCGAACTGCTCTGGACCCGCCTGGGAGAGACCGCGGCCGCGACGATCGCCGACTACCGGCGGCTCGACTCGCGGCTTCACCTCACCATCGGGGAGCTCGTGGGAGCGCCATCCCTGGTTCCTCTGCTGGCGGAGAACCGGATGCGGGTGAACGGACTTCTCGACGAAATCCCGCTGCTGCAGCCCAATATCGAACACTCGAACCGTCAGCACGAGGCGATCGTGATCGCCATCCTCACCGGGGATGCCGAGCGGGCGGCATCCGCGATGCAGGAGCACCTCGAGGGCTCCGCCGCACTGCTGCGGGCGTTCCTCGCCTGA
- a CDS encoding SLC13 family permease gives MRTAILGAALLLVGFIAIATGILPAADALAIGERVWPILLFVVAITVVTELAAEAGLFRLVAEQTARWGRGRAWLLWLLVLALAVVGTIFLSLDTTAVLLTPVVVILARHAGLSPLPFALTTVWMANTASLLLPVSNLTNLLAEHELAGVGPLQFAALTAVPALISVVVPALILFLVFRRDLLVRYRTEPAERQDDRVLLVASGVVVALLIPSLVSGLEVWIPTVIAASVLGAFFLVRRRSVLRFGLLPWQLVLLASGLFLVVEAAHSLGLGMLLATISGTGHDPLSLLRLAGVATLGANAIDNLPAYLALEPVAGDPVRLIALLIGVNVGSLITPWASLATLLWHERLKALDVEISWGRYALLGLIAAPITVTLATLGLALSQG, from the coding sequence GTGCGAACTGCGATTCTCGGGGCCGCCCTGCTCCTCGTCGGGTTCATTGCTATCGCCACCGGCATCCTCCCCGCCGCCGATGCGTTGGCCATCGGGGAGCGTGTCTGGCCGATCCTGCTGTTCGTGGTCGCGATCACCGTCGTCACCGAGCTCGCTGCCGAGGCCGGCCTGTTCCGTCTCGTCGCAGAGCAGACCGCGCGTTGGGGGCGCGGCAGGGCGTGGCTGCTCTGGCTCCTGGTGCTTGCGCTCGCGGTGGTCGGCACGATCTTCCTCTCACTCGACACGACCGCCGTGCTCCTGACGCCCGTCGTCGTGATCCTGGCTCGCCACGCCGGGCTGTCACCGCTGCCCTTCGCCCTCACGACGGTGTGGATGGCGAACACGGCCTCGCTGCTGCTCCCGGTCTCGAATCTCACCAACCTGCTCGCCGAACACGAGCTGGCGGGCGTCGGTCCTCTGCAATTCGCCGCTCTCACCGCTGTGCCGGCACTCATCTCCGTGGTGGTGCCCGCGCTCATCCTTTTCCTCGTCTTCCGCCGGGACCTCCTGGTGCGCTATCGCACCGAGCCTGCCGAGAGGCAGGACGATCGCGTGCTGCTCGTCGCGAGCGGAGTGGTCGTTGCGCTGCTCATCCCCTCCCTCGTCTCTGGACTCGAGGTGTGGATCCCCACGGTGATCGCGGCCTCGGTTCTCGGAGCGTTCTTTCTCGTGAGGCGCCGTTCGGTGTTGCGGTTCGGCCTTCTCCCGTGGCAACTCGTGCTGCTGGCCTCCGGGCTGTTTCTTGTCGTTGAAGCCGCTCATTCGCTGGGCCTCGGTATGCTGCTCGCCACCATTTCGGGCACCGGACACGATCCTCTGAGCCTGTTGCGGCTGGCGGGAGTCGCCACCCTCGGCGCCAACGCCATCGACAACCTGCCCGCGTATCTGGCTCTCGAGCCGGTGGCCGGAGACCCGGTCCGGCTCATCGCGCTGCTGATCGGCGTGAACGTCGGTTCGCTGATCACCCCCTGGGCATCGCTTGCGACGCTCCTCTGGCACGAACGCCTGAAGGCACTGGACGTCGAGATCTCGTGGGGTCGATACGCGCTGCTCGGGCTCATCGCGGCGCCGATCACGGTGACCCTCGCGACGCTCGGCCTCGCTCTTTCGCAGGGCTGA
- a CDS encoding magnesium transporter CorA family protein — protein sequence MATTRLYSHGSLKTEGFPVDDISDHIVEKGCTVWADFLSPSEADLATIAEELGLHPLAVEDAVHSSQRPKLDRYDTHLFLAAYAVSLDTVTGELGTHEIKAFITPHALVTVHGPDFDMSKVVARWDSDKDLAKHGVAYLLWGLLDEIVDGHFETVQQLDTASDELEDALFDDRPRDKEVQRRSFEFRKSLVLLRRVVLPMREVVNTVLRRDLEAFDTEMTPYFQDVYDHVLRATEWTESLRDLVSTILETNLSIQSNRMNLIMKKVTSWAAIIAVPTAITGFFGQNLKFAGFGTTWGVWLSIGLIVAASLALYLQFRKRDWL from the coding sequence ATGGCAACTACCCGGCTCTACAGTCACGGCTCGCTGAAGACCGAGGGCTTCCCCGTCGACGACATCTCCGACCACATCGTGGAGAAGGGCTGCACGGTCTGGGCGGACTTCCTCTCTCCGAGCGAGGCGGACCTCGCGACCATCGCCGAAGAACTCGGGCTGCACCCGCTCGCCGTCGAGGATGCCGTGCACTCGTCCCAGCGGCCGAAGCTCGACCGCTACGACACCCACCTGTTTCTGGCCGCCTATGCCGTCTCCCTCGACACCGTGACCGGGGAGCTCGGGACCCATGAGATCAAGGCCTTCATCACACCCCACGCGCTCGTCACCGTGCATGGCCCGGATTTCGACATGTCGAAGGTGGTCGCGCGCTGGGACAGCGACAAGGACCTGGCGAAACACGGCGTCGCCTACCTGCTCTGGGGGCTTCTCGACGAGATCGTCGACGGCCACTTCGAGACGGTGCAGCAGCTCGACACCGCCTCCGACGAACTCGAGGACGCCCTGTTCGACGATCGCCCCCGCGACAAGGAGGTGCAGCGGCGATCCTTCGAGTTCCGCAAGTCCCTCGTGCTGTTGCGACGGGTGGTGCTGCCGATGCGCGAGGTCGTGAACACGGTGCTCCGTCGCGATCTCGAGGCCTTCGACACGGAGATGACGCCGTACTTCCAGGATGTCTACGACCATGTGCTGCGCGCCACCGAGTGGACGGAGTCGCTTCGCGATCTCGTCTCGACGATTCTCGAGACGAATCTCAGCATCCAGAGCAACCGGATGAACCTGATCATGAAGAAGGTCACGAGCTGGGCGGCCATCATCGCCGTACCGACGGCGATCACCGGATTCTTCGGTCAGAACCTCAAGTTCGCCGGGTTCGGCACGACGTGGGGTGTCTGGCTCTCGATCGGGCTAATCGTCGCGGCATCCCTCGCGCTCTACCTGCAGTTCAGGAAGCGCGACTGGCTCTGA
- the otsA gene encoding alpha,alpha-trehalose-phosphate synthase (UDP-forming) codes for MTSTTSGTYDFIVVSNRLPVDRVVGADGTDSWSRSPGGLVTALEPVMQQNEGAWIGWGGQPDLELDPFDSDGIHIIPVALSALEIEQYYEGFSNDTLWPLYHDVIAPPSYHREWWDSYVEVNQRFADAAAAASAPGAVVWIQDYQLQLVPKLLREMRQDLTIGFFNHIPFPPYGIYSQLPWRTQIIEGLLGADVIGFQRVADASNFQRAVRRLKGYATKGYQVEVPIVDASPGVRVFGEIKRQGSFRTVVARAFPISIDSASFEELARTPEVQERAKQIRAELGNPRTVMLGVDRLDYTKGITHRLKAYGELLAEGKLSSEDVTLVQVANPSRERVQAYMALRDDIELTVGRINGDYGTIAHVPISYQHHGFPRHEMVALYLAADVMLVTALRDGMNLVAKEYVACRFDDGGVLILSEFAGASDELKRALLVNPHDIDGVKEAIMQAIAMPKSERSARMRSLRKRVLEHDVSRWSRDFLDVLESRAHHGSEGHKLS; via the coding sequence GTGACTTCAACGACAAGCGGCACCTACGACTTCATCGTCGTGTCCAATCGCCTCCCTGTCGACCGGGTTGTCGGCGCGGACGGCACCGACAGCTGGAGCCGTTCTCCGGGCGGTCTGGTGACCGCCCTCGAGCCGGTCATGCAGCAGAACGAGGGTGCCTGGATCGGGTGGGGCGGACAGCCGGATCTCGAGCTCGATCCGTTCGATAGCGACGGTATCCACATCATCCCGGTGGCCCTCTCGGCGCTCGAGATCGAGCAGTACTACGAGGGCTTCTCCAACGACACCCTCTGGCCGCTCTATCACGACGTGATCGCGCCGCCCAGCTACCACCGCGAGTGGTGGGACAGCTACGTCGAGGTCAACCAGCGGTTCGCGGATGCCGCGGCAGCCGCCAGCGCGCCCGGCGCGGTGGTCTGGATCCAGGACTACCAGCTCCAGCTCGTGCCGAAGCTGCTGCGCGAGATGCGCCAGGACCTCACCATCGGATTCTTCAACCACATCCCCTTCCCGCCTTACGGCATCTACTCCCAGCTTCCGTGGCGCACCCAGATCATCGAGGGACTCCTCGGCGCCGACGTGATCGGGTTCCAGCGGGTCGCCGACGCGAGCAACTTCCAGCGCGCTGTGCGCCGCCTCAAGGGCTACGCCACCAAGGGCTACCAGGTCGAGGTGCCCATCGTCGACGCGTCGCCGGGGGTTCGCGTGTTCGGCGAGATCAAACGCCAGGGAAGTTTCCGCACCGTTGTCGCCCGCGCGTTCCCCATCTCGATCGACAGCGCCAGTTTCGAAGAACTCGCCCGCACTCCGGAGGTACAGGAGCGCGCGAAGCAGATCCGTGCCGAGCTCGGCAATCCCCGAACGGTGATGCTCGGGGTCGATCGCCTCGACTACACCAAGGGCATCACCCACCGGCTGAAGGCCTACGGTGAGCTGCTCGCCGAGGGCAAGTTGAGCTCAGAGGATGTCACGCTCGTTCAGGTCGCCAACCCCAGTCGCGAGCGGGTGCAGGCCTACATGGCGCTTCGCGACGACATCGAGCTGACGGTCGGCCGCATCAACGGCGATTACGGCACGATCGCGCACGTGCCCATCAGCTATCAGCACCACGGCTTCCCCCGGCACGAGATGGTGGCGTTGTACCTGGCCGCCGATGTGATGCTCGTCACGGCGTTGAGGGACGGCATGAACCTCGTGGCCAAGGAGTATGTGGCGTGCCGCTTCGACGACGGAGGTGTGCTCATCCTCAGCGAATTCGCCGGGGCATCCGACGAGTTGAAACGGGCGCTGCTCGTCAACCCTCACGACATCGACGGCGTGAAAGAGGCCATCATGCAGGCCATCGCGATGCCGAAGAGTGAACGGTCCGCGCGCATGCGATCGCTTCGCAAGCGGGTGCTCGAGCACGACGTCTCCCGCTGGTCGCGCGACTTCCTCGACGTGCTCGAAAGCCGCGCGCACCACGGATCCGAGGGGCACAAGCTCTCCTGA